AATGTATATCCAGAAACGAAATGTAAGCTTGAAAGCTTTGCCTTGGAACTTTGAATCAAAAGCACTCTAAGTGTACACGGAAACCTTTGACAGGACTCggaagaaaaaaatcaaactgGAACTTGATATACCAAATGCAGACCTTTAGTTGCAGCCTTTGCTACTCTTTGAGCTTCTCGAATTGCACGCCTTTTTGCTTTTGTGGTCTGCTCTTTCAGTGGCTTCGAACTGGCCTTGGATCCCGTCTTCGATCGCTCCTTCTGCACTTCAACACCAGCTCCGCCATCTTTTTCTATATTTCATCCATAAACAAAATTTATAGCATCAACCACCCACGGAAAAAGATAAGGCAAGGCCATAGATGCCCAAAAACCGTGCCGAAGCTTGAAGAGTAATGGTGAAATCCAGTATATCAATGGGAGGAGAAGATGAGAAAATATTTGCAAGGATAGAGGAGATAATTTACCTGTTATGCCAGGGGGCATGTTGACAATGGAGACGGTGGTGAAACTACTAGCCGGGAAATTATTCTGCTTAAGGGATGACATATCAAATCCACCAGCTGGCAGGGAGGAAGCAAATTTACCAGAATTGCTCCGACGAGCAGTCCAATTAGGGGAGAGAGCATCGTCAGTGAACTCTGAGGCCGTGGGAGCGACAAACTCGGAGGGATTGTAGCTGCCGATGGGGATAGAGTCGCGAGCGGCCCGCATAGGGGAGAGCGGGGCAGCAGGAGAGAAATGGGGTATTTTGGGTATTCGACCTGCAGCCGGTAACTTAGCCGGTTACAGGTCTATTTTCACTTTAGTTATGGAGTTTAGGGCGTTTATGTGTATGTTTCTAAACGATAGGGGGGTTCCGTGTCTTTTCGcgaaaccataggggggttcTGTGTATTTTACCCCTTAAAGTTTTGTTGTTTTCATTTCccaattaataattaattattcaatAATGTCTAAGAAACTCTCTTCTTGCCACTACAGATTAGTTGTGACAACGAGCTGAGCAACTCACGAGTAGTTTAGTCAAATGTTCGACTTAAACTCGAGCTGTCCGAACCCTTTATTACATCGTTTTTGAACATTAAGGCATTCAATTTAAAAACTCAACGagtttttatatgttttttttttttttatataatggTGAAATTGCCTAAATCTCCATTAGTCATATGGTCAAATTCTTGTTTCGGAcaaactcgagttcgaactcaaTTTGAGCTCTTTTTGCTTGCTCCAGAGAGCTCAAACTCCTTGGTATTTAATCGAGTCAATTTCAAGCACTTGAATATAACATTAGTTGAGGTCGAACCCGAGTTTAAACTTAAGTTATTATCTTCAAGTTTGAACTTAAATATACTAATATTTGGATTTGTTGCCGCTTGCCACTGCTACTACAAATCTTATCTACGGTGAAAACATGACCTTTGGTTTTAcatttttatgttatcaaaacTCCAAAATTTGAAGCTATATTTCAGTGTCAGTAGGTGTAGCAGACAGACAAATCTTGCTTAGACATTTGACCAACAATTGTAGGTCCATAATGACTCTTGCATGTAATAATTGGCACAGACGAGAAAACCGAGTCAACTTTAGTTACCGGCTTTTGAAGGTTTCTCGCAGGTCAACTTTAGTAACGAAAAAGTCTGAGTTTCTCAGTCATCGAAAAAAGAGAAAACCGAGTCGGTTGTTGATTCACCTGTTGACTGCAGTTGAGCCCATAGAGAAAACTGGTAAAGATGTTCTTGGATTTGGGAATCTAATGCTCAGCCTTGAATGTGACCAGCACTTGGTGGGATGGGTACAAGCCCATTCAAGCAAGAATCTGACGGATATTTCCATAATTCGGCCACTCAAGTAGCTGTCTatcgtttcggaaaaaaaaaaaaaaaaaagtagctgTCTGCCTTACACCTCAATTACTTGGCCCAAATCCATTCAAGTTGGTGTCCGCTATTAttgctttattttcttttcttgaattctgAGTTTTACATATTAAAAAAGTGAGATTAATCTTTTTTACACCGtcaatataaaaatttttatatatgcaCAGGTTTAGATATATAACatacaatttttatttaaatttcaaattcttttttcatAAATGTTGACATGGATTTAAGGCTACtcgtgtaaaaaaaaattttacactaACGGTGCAGAAAAGATTTATCATAAAATAGCATGCAAATAGTATAACAAAACTCGCCAATTTATGTACTTCATCTAGTCTGGATAGTGAGTCATATACTACCACTTATAGAACTTAGcaaatgagaaacaaaattCGTGTATgaaattctacaaaaaaaacaaacataTTTGTAGACATAATAATGGATTGGTCCTATTGCTGTGCTGCTTATTTAGATGGCTAAACAATGGTACACATTGTGTTGGGAGTTTGATTattattgtaattttttatCTTTGGAGAGGCTTTCAAAAGTCagagggtccgtttgtttcgggtgaaaatgttttccaggaaaatattttcctaatttcccgtgtttggttgcacaaaagttactgaaaacattttcctatgtaaaatattttcattcatcttatggaaaacaacttcccttccaaacttactgaagttgttttccgaaatgcatgcatcccgcctgtagtatgttccaaacttactgaaaacatcttgtagtatgttctttttttttttttagtataaacAGGAGAACTCGAACCCAAaacctcttccttacactcccttccccgtaccacccaacccaacccagtcatccccctagtatattcaaaataaaaaaaaaaacctcatcctgctcatcttatgctagtaattaattatgtataataaggatattcttttctagagaaactttcagcagtgagagtgcaagatatatgtcacaataagcattgcatgtgattgatatttgacactaaatggccagcaatttgtttattgcttaaggaaatattttttattcatatatacatttctccaagattttttaaagttaaacaatgagataaattttcttattttgcatgggaagaagtatgtagttataatgtgtagaaagtaaagatagagataaaagtgaaaatatttcaaaagttaaacaaacaccagaaaaatgaagtaagaaaatattttcaataagctaaccaaacacctgaaaatgatgaaagggaaatgattttcatggaaaattacttccacggaaaatgttttcctttttcccaaggaaaacattttacttccaaccaaacagacccagAGTTTCTAATACAAACTAGTTAAAAGTACACATATAGGGTAGGAATTGATGTACTTCGCATAATATGTGTACATGTATTTCTATAAGGACCAAATCCCTTTAGCAAACTATTACCAACAGCTTCTATTGCTGTGCTATTTCTCACTAAAGCATAGGATTCTCAAGTCAATATCCTCAactttttttggtaattttcgaTCTATCACTTTTTCTTGATTTATTGGATGTGGTCCAAAAtcccattttcttttcttgttgggTTATAAATGGAGCACATAATTGAGGTCCAAATTTCCATATCCTTCAACTTGACAAGATAAACCATTTCCTCCTAGACattttactctctctctctctctcttctacAGATTTCTCAAAGCATATGGGACTGGGAGCCTTTACTGTCAATAATTGCTGTCTGCAACCACAATTTTAAAAGCAAACGATTGTCCTATATAGCCTCTGGTGAATGAAGGAACCAAATAAAAGGGGGCTCCAAAATCCATTGAAATCCATGGTCCACCCATGGCCCCAAGGGTGCATGGCTCCATCAAGTTCGATCAATCTTGTTCATGGTTCTAGGTTATACGCTATCAGTGTTCCATGCACTGGATCCAGCTGTGTAACAGGAGCAGCATTGTATTTATCCTTGCTTTGTCACTAGAATCACTAAAAATCAAATCCAATGATTAAGCTGCCTGTCAATCTTTTCATCTCTTCTCATATGTTAATCACAAAATCTTgtgaaattaaaaatttttagaatCTTCCTTTAGGACCATGCTTAGTCCACTAGGCAATAAAGAAAAGGGGtggttttaatttgttgaaataaaagtaaaagaggCATCTAAAGACTAAACAATTTCAAGCAAAATAAAAGTTTGTGAGGTTCCCATCTCTCATTGTTTCTACTTTAAAGTACTTGTGTGATAATTTGGGTTTAAGGCAAGATTATCAATGTGTAAGTGATACATCTATTGAGTTTGGGCACAGCACAATACCACATAGTATTAAATTCACTTAAAAATAACAGCAAAAATTGGAAGAGAAGTGTTCTTCAACCTTGGAATGTGGAATGATAGCTTGTGAAGACCTTAAGCTCTATCATGTCTTGTTTAATCTTTTCTTGTGGCTTTGAAGTCTCCCCTCCTTTTAGGTGGGCAAGTGTACATCCTATTGGTCACAAGTGTAGACTTTTGAGGAATATTTTTCTCCTAAAAGTCATAGGTCTTTGACAAACCATAACAAATTagtctcacaaggagatcatcCTGAAGATCAGTGTAATCTAAGTTGTACTAATGCACAGATTTAGCTAACAAGATACGTTTTCAGACTGCATTATTGGACATATACTTGCTACTTTATGAGAATCAGAACATTTATCTAGTTGTAGTTGGGGAGCATTAGATTCATGGTGTCATGGTCCACTGATAGAACTGGTAATTATTGTGAGGGCATTGAATTCATGATGTGGTTACACTTGCACCAGGCAACAGTACTACACTATTTAAATCTGCCATAATTGTATCTCTGTTTGATTAGTGCTCAACAGCAAATTGTACTACAGTTTGACACAGGACTCATGATTATATAGTTCAAAGTGGACATTGCAAAACCCATGATTAACTATTCCACAGTGGAAATTTAGCACTAATTAGTCTCTGAAGGAGCATAATTGTGTCATTATTTTGAGCTGTAATGGTCAATTATTCATCTATGTATCAgtactaaaaaaagaaaaagcatttaTCCTATCCTTTCCTTTTAATAAGCCTCTTTTGATCAGCCAAGAATAACTAATTATCCAACCACAATGTTTAAGCAATTTTTAATTAGATTTAACCCCAAAGCAAAAAAGTTACTTGCATAATCAAGCATATagtatcatcacactttcaatTGTTAATTACATGGTGGTAAAAATTTTGACCAACCAAAACTAGGCTAAATTATATAGTAGTTTCTCACAAAGTTGAGAAACAATCACAAAATGCTTATAcacagataatcaaacaattcTACTTAGTGCAAGCATTATACTCCTCATAGATTTCATCAGATCTTGTAAGTGCCCATCAGAACatggttttgtttttctttctttttttgttaattCCATCTTGTTGATCATTATCCATATCAATCTTAGTCTAATGTAGTGAAGCTGCATCTCCAGATCATAACCGACAAGTATTGTACAAGAACCAACCACCACCTCAAGGATTTATTGTCCAAacaaaaatcaataaaagtacCTTGAAGGTGATTTTGTGCCCCCAAAGTGTTGCTTTGATCCATTTCATGTCTGCAGTTTTCACCCTTAGCCATCAATTATTTGTTCTAACCCTACCATGAATGTAGACACACTACTACTTGAAAGGTCCCTTTTGGAGCACGCTTTCCACAGTTTATCTATAGCAATTGGCATGTCTCCAAAATGTTTTCCAGCTATCCTGAGGTTTGTTCTTTGAATAGATCCCAAGTGTTTATTCAATTGAAGAGGAAAAATGACCAGCAAATAAACGCTTTAGGGATATGTCTTGTCatcatctttttccttttttcttccttttcttctagCAAGAAAATGGTGGGATATTGTTCTTCCCTTTTCTAGCAAGGAAATGGTGTAATTTAAAAAGCAAGAAGGAaagcaaaaaaatttaaatttaaatttttaaatcttAAAATTTCAACTTTAATCACTAGACATAAACCTTTTCCCCGTCACCGTTTGCTTAAGAAATTGCTGGCTAATATTAACCAACCCTTTCAAGCCATATATGCAGCTACTGGTTTCAAGAAATTGCTGGTTTCCTCCACTGACTGTTGGGACAACCCCATATTGGTACACCGTACACCCCTCTGATTCTTGAACAGCAATTGAGACCCACACCTGTCAACTTTTTCTTTCGGGCCCTGTCATCATGGCCCCGGCTTTCCATGTCCAAGCTCCCCTAATGGTCCCGTGAGCAATGCACTAGGCCAAGGAGGTGTGTTTGGATTTTTGATGCATTTTTCAACCAGCCTTTCAATTTCTTTAATCATTACAGATTCAAACTGTATTGTTCATGAGTTTCACATGTGAGAAAGAGACTTGCTCCTACTCCTTTCAAATTGGGAGGAGTCGTGCAAGGATAAGCAAATTCATCTTTTGCATAGTCCAACATGAAACAGGATGATGGAAGACTAGAAGCATGCTAAAATGGAAATGTGTAGAcatcagaaaaagaaaagtagatTAATGAATAAACAAAGCAACCATTATCTTACATGCCCAAAACAACAAGTGATTGATTGAAGATTTATGTAACATGATGGAGTTCATGTCTATTTGGCACTAATGCCTTCATACTTAAATTTTTTACAGTCTACTATGAACCCCTTTTTTCACCAGAATGGCTGAGCAGTGGTGGCACTAGTGGCGGTGCTGGTGGTGCTGGCACTCAAGAGGTGCAACCGGGAACCGAGCAGTATCAGTGCAATAATCATAAAACATATGGTTGGCCCTAACCCAAATGAGCTGGTGGCTCTGGTGGATGCTAAGCTCTCCAATTGTCGGTTCATCCCACCAATACTTCTTCTCATTGCTGCTGCTACACTGCTTAGAATAATCTGCTGCTGCCACTGTTGCAGGAACCACACAAGAATCGATCTCAAAGCCCGTATAGGAAGCTACAAAGGGTGCATGGCTCCAATCAGTCTTTACCCTACCACCTTGTGTGGCCCAATCATCAGCATTCCATATGGAACTATAGACTCCCATAGGTTGATCCTTAGGGAATGGTATGCCCTTATCCTCCTGGTTAGAGTGTTCTCTTATAGGTGTCTCATCTACTAAGAATCTGAAAAAGTTGCACATTATATAATCACTACTATTTCATTAGATACAATAATCTTAAATTGTGTGTCAAAATTCAAGAAactaatatattttgaaaaaaatcacttgatagTTAAAAGGCTATAGAAACTCTTTAATTTAGCCAATGAGAAAATGCCAAACGACATTAATTTGAATACATGGGAAGACAGGAGGCGTTAATTTGTCAGTCAATCATAATATGCATGGACCCCTTGGGTAATCCATGCATACTCCTCTTCCTTCCATGTCTTTTCCATTTTGTTTGTAATGGCAAAGTTTGTTTGCATTCTTAGCAAATTGGCTCTAGCCTGTGGACTATAAGCAAACTGGCAGTACTAGCATTTAGAAACTGGCCCAAGTGATGAGAGTAAAACAAGCTTCAATCCTGTTTTTAGTCTTGTTCTGTTCCACTTTTTTACACCCCCTAAACATGatctagaaaagaaaaaggaaggtgGATAATCAAGGGATTGTCCAGTAAAGCCTCAAGAACCTTATCAACCTAATATTTTCACACAGACATAGGCAGTAAAAAAAGCtctaagctttttttttttttttgtagtccTGTTCTGTTTCCCTTTTTTACACAACATTTATCCAATGTGCTTTAGTAGTCAGGAACAGAAATAATCAAGTAATTAACCTCAAAAAATTGTGcgaaaaaatttcaaataggCTAAGATCATTGAGAGCTTACAGGACTTTGCGAGGGGTCCAGAGGATGGAATAGGCATGGAAATCAGTGGTAGGATCAAACCAGAGCTTCAGTCTTTGCTCTCTGTTACCAACACCATTGATGTACAAATTTGTCTGAACAGAATAAGGCTCACCAGTAGTGTTGCCAAGAAACTCAAAATCAAACTCATTGTGGGTTGGACCATCAGATGACATCTGCCCATagtaaaaaatagtaaaattatcACATTTAAATCACATCATTAAGCTACCACTAAAGAGTAAAATTTTGACTACAATCATTAGCAAAGTCAATCTTATAAAAGTGATGACATAGTGCCAATAAACAAGGCCAAAGCCAGTAGATGATCTTACCAATAAAGCCACTTATGTGAGTGACTTGGGTGCCAGATGAAAAGTAAAGAATCTTGATTGATTATTCAAATGTAAACAATGTGTGGACAAAAAAGTGGGTTGAAAAAGGACTAATGGtgaaagtaataataataataatacttcTCCACCCTATTGGATGGATCATGCTGACAAGATTGAAAGGAACAGGGCACTAAGACTGACCAAATATATGCATTACAATAAATTCGGGCTTTATTTCTTTCTGGCACTGCAAATCTAATACGAATTGCATTCAATGAATTGTAGTACTACTACTAATCACTAATCACAAAGTAACTTTTGCCAAAATAAACACACAGAATTTTGAGTATAATCTCATGCTTTTGTCTCCATGGAAGTGACTTTTTTATGTGATAGAAGTATAAACAAAGCAAAGAAATACTAGCAAATTAAACATACATAGAAAGCAGTGACAGTTCCAGCAGAGTCACCCTCAACAAGCTTGATCTGAACTGTAACTTTTCCATACATATACTTGCTCTTTGACTGGAATCCAGCACCTGATTATTCAAGAACCAAAGAATGATTAACGTGAAAATAACATCAAGTGGAATGAGTACATTAAGTCAAGAAAAATGAGCAATCAATGTTGATTATATAAGTAGTTATGGGGATATACCAGAGTTGTAATCCAGCTTCATCTTAAGAACCTCATCACCCTCATAGACGAAATGGTCATTAGCCCAACTAGCCTGAAAAAGCTCATCAAATTTTGATGATGAAGAGCTAACCAAATCCACCACTGACAACAAAGCAAAGCAACAAAAACCCAACAAAACCCATAATTTTTTCATCGAAATGGAACCCAAACTAGCCATTGATGGATCAAGAAAACTTGGAATAGTTAGTTACAGCAGTAATAGAAGAGGGTAgtggaagaggaggaggagagcTTGAAGCTTCTAGTGCAGAGGGCCATTGTATGGACAGTGGGAATTTATAGCccagagggaaaaaaaaattttgtgagaGAGAGAGGCTTCAGTGGGAAGCCAGGTGCCACGTCAGCATATCCACGTGAGATTAATGTTGTACACGTCGGATTCCGGTTCCGACGAATCATCGGTGAAATCAAATAGTAAATCAAACGTTGTTGTAGCCGTTGGAATGGGGAAAATGAAAATCGGCTTAAATGAGCAGGGTCGGAGCTGGTCCGTATTGTAGGGGCAAAGGGGTAATGTCAAGTCGCTGTCGGAAAAGAAGGGGTGTACAGATACGGACGAATGGATGGAGGACACGTGGAGTTTTCACAGCTGGACAATGCAGAGTCCAGTTGTCAATGGCAGTAGCAGTTAAAAAGACGATGGGACTATTTGCCTCCTCCTTCCTTCCTCTCTTTAAATTTTCCTCGATTTTGCATCCCTGGAAACTTTTTTAAACTTTGCTTGTGGGCGAGAGATATgctagaattttttttgttttcttatggAAAATAGAGAATCTTTTGTTAATCGTTTAGGATTAGGGATTGTCACCATTATTAATCATGTGTAGTTTAGTGTgaggacaatttttttttttt
Above is a genomic segment from Coffea eugenioides isolate CCC68of chromosome 5, Ceug_1.0, whole genome shotgun sequence containing:
- the LOC113770169 gene encoding xyloglucan endotransglucosylase/hydrolase protein 9; protein product: MASLGSISMKKLWVLLGFCCFALLSVVDLVSSSSSKFDELFQASWANDHFVYEGDEVLKMKLDYNSGAGFQSKSKYMYGKVTVQIKLVEGDSAGTVTAFYMSSDGPTHNEFDFEFLGNTTGEPYSVQTNLYINGVGNREQRLKLWFDPTTDFHAYSILWTPRKVLFLVDETPIREHSNQEDKGIPFPKDQPMGVYSSIWNADDWATQGGRVKTDWSHAPFVASYTGFEIDSCVVPATVAAADYSKQCSSSNEKKYWWDEPTIGELSIHQSHQLIWVRANHMFYDYCTDTARFPVAPLECQHHQHRH